The segment GAGGTACAGGTTGATATTCAAGAACTGGAGAATTTGCCGATCGAGGAACTTAAATCAATTGTCCAGAGCTTACAGGGCGAGTTTGACCAGTCTTCTCAATTTGTACATGGGCAAGAAGAAGAACTTCGCTTGAAAGAGAAAGAGATTCAAGAACTTAAAAATAGAATTGCTCAGGCGAGTGAGTTCGATCGCATGAGTCTCGAAAACGAATTGACGGATGAGCAGGATGCTTACGAATTTCTCAATCAGACCTTGGTTGGTCAGCGCCGGAGTTTGAGAGAGAAAGAATTGCAACTGCGTCAGCATAAAGCCGTTCTGATTCGTCGAGGTGGGGCTGAAGCAGATCAAGACAGTGGCTTGGATTTATCGATCGTATTTGCTCAGATCGAAGCGCAACGTCAAAAGCAGTCGGAAGAGTTGCAACAAGTTGAGGCAAGAATTCGAGAGATTGAATCTGCGATTCAACAGGCTCAGGATTACGTGAATTCACAATCGGGTGAGCAAGAAGCAAAGCGGAATGAGTTGAAGCAACTTGAGGAAGCATTGCAATCTCAGCGAGTTTCAGCAGCAGAACTGGCAGGACGAGTTGCCCTGTATCAAGAAATGCTGCAACCGATTCAGGATTCGATTACAACAATGCGTCAACATCTGGAAGTGATTGCACAGTCAGGTGGACAGCACTCTGCGATCGAAGACATGAAGCGGGCGATTACAGAATTGACTCGAAAGCCGGAATTTGCGATGGCTTAATCGATGTTTCTTGCTTCGATTGGAGGGAGTTAAATCTCCCTCGATTCCAAAACTTAGAGGACTTTAAAGAGTGGTGAGAATTTCGTCACTCTGAGCTTGGAATTCTTTGAGTGAGGTTAGTCGAGGGACTTGAGTTGAATCTGATCTGCGTTGACTTCTGCGATCGTTTTTTCGATGAACGGATCAGTGCGCGATCGATTTGGAGCCGTAATCAATCCAACGCATTTTTCGACTTGCTCGAAGTTTGGGTTGAAATTGAGCGATCGCATCAGAAATTGACGAATGACTCTGCGCTGAATCGCGAGAGGAATTTTACGAAGAATGGTGCGATCGAGACTTTGAGAAGTTATGTCGATCGCGGTTTCATAGAATTCTGAAGCGACTGTTTCTAAATATTCCACTTCAGCGGATAAGAGTTCCATCGTTTGGGCGAGATGGGATTCGACTTGAGCATTGAAATTATGCTTGAGGGAAGGAAGCAACTCTTGGCGAATGCGATTGCGCGCATAGGCTAGATCATTGTTTGTGCTGTCTTGCCAGATGGGAAGGTTGCGATCGCGGCAAAATTCAGCAGTCTGCGATCGCATGATTTCGAGCAAGGGTCGTACCAGTTTGACTGTTGGAGTCAGTTGACGTGTCCAATTGAGCGAGCTTAACCCATCTGCTCCGCTGCCTCGGATTAGATTAAATAAAAGAGTTTCAGCGCGATCGCTGGCAGTGTGCCCAGTAACGATGGTGTGAAATCCTTCAATCGATTGCAGTTGAGCGTATCGCCATTCTCTTGCGGACGCTTCGTTGGGG is part of the Leptolyngbya boryana PCC 6306 genome and harbors:
- the tilS gene encoding tRNA lysidine(34) synthetase TilS, whose product is MASSWTPLHAKIHRTLRSRSLLPKHESILIALSGGQDSLCLAQLLIDLRDRWNWHLAIAHCDHRWRADSQANADHIATLAQSWNLPFYLKTADSPPPNEASAREWRYAQLQSIEGFHTIVTGHTASDRAETLLFNLIRGSGADGLSSLNWTRQLTPTVKLVRPLLEIMRSQTAEFCRDRNLPIWQDSTNNDLAYARNRIRQELLPSLKHNFNAQVESHLAQTMELLSAEVEYLETVASEFYETAIDITSQSLDRTILRKIPLAIQRRVIRQFLMRSLNFNPNFEQVEKCVGLITAPNRSRTDPFIEKTIAEVNADQIQLKSLD